Proteins encoded together in one Papio anubis isolate 15944 chromosome 3, Panubis1.0, whole genome shotgun sequence window:
- the NUDT6 gene encoding nucleoside diphosphate-linked moiety X motif 6 isoform X3 gives MWKFPGGLSEPGEDIGDTAVREVFEETGIKSEFRSLLSIRQQHTNPGAFGKSDMYIICRLKPYSFTINFCQHECLRCEWMDLNDLAKTENTTPITSRVARLLLYGYREGFDKIDLTVEELPAVHTGLFYKLYHKELPDNYKTMKGIY, from the exons ATGTGGAAGTTTCCAGGAGGTCTGTCAGAGCCTGGAGAAGATATTG GAGACACAGCAGTTCGAGAAGTTTTTGAAGAGACTGGTATAAAATCAGAATTCAGGTCCCTCCTAAGTATTCGGCAACAGCACACAAATCCTGGAGCTTTTGGGAAGTCAGATATGTATATCATCTGCCGCCTAAAGCCATATTCATTCACAATAAATTTTTGCCAGCATGAATGCTTAAGATGTGAGTGGATGGATCTCAATGACCTGGCCAAGACTGAAAATACAACTCCCATCACCAGCAGAGTTGCTAGGCTGCTGCTATATGGGTACAGAGAAGGGTTTGACAAAATTGACCTGACTGTGGAAGAACTTCCAGCAGTCCACACAGGCCTGTTTTATAAACTCTATCACAAGGAACTGCCAGATAATTATAAAACTATGAAAGGAATTTATTAA